The Chitinophagales bacterium genome has a window encoding:
- a CDS encoding sigma-70 family RNA polymerase sigma factor → MATQDYRKLSDEELVLRYAERNEHLAFASLFDRYSHLVYGVCLKYLKDVEAAKDANQQIFIKLLEELKKHNITHFKSWLYKVAQNHCYMILRKNNPVVDKEVPLENMEFEDEWHQKVKEEQFLNELEAAIQELSKEQRICIRYFYLQKMSYAEVARQANYDLNTVKSAIQNGKRNLKIKLAGLLEEKKHE, encoded by the coding sequence TTGGCAACCCAGGACTACAGGAAATTATCTGATGAGGAGCTGGTCCTCCGTTATGCTGAGCGCAACGAGCATCTCGCCTTTGCGAGCCTGTTCGACCGTTATTCGCACCTGGTGTACGGTGTTTGCCTGAAATACCTGAAAGATGTAGAAGCTGCCAAAGATGCCAACCAGCAAATATTCATCAAACTACTGGAAGAGCTTAAGAAGCATAATATAACACATTTTAAATCCTGGCTATATAAAGTGGCGCAAAACCACTGTTATATGATATTGCGTAAAAACAACCCGGTTGTAGATAAAGAAGTGCCTCTTGAAAATATGGAATTTGAGGATGAATGGCATCAAAAGGTAAAAGAAGAGCAATTTCTGAACGAACTGGAAGCAGCCATACAGGAACTGAGCAAAGAACAGCGTATATGTATACGTTATTTCTATCTGCAAAAGATGAGTTATGCTGAAGTGGCGCGACAGGCCAATTATGACCTGAATACTGTAAAAAGCGCCATACAGAACGGAAAAAGGAACCTGAAAATAAAATTAGCGGGACTGTTGGAAGAAAAGAAACATGAGTAA
- a CDS encoding tetratricopeptide repeat protein: protein MSKEQLKHIFEPSACLSPRQLKGYATGKMVHEECHAVEVHLLSCPFCSDALEGIMSAKNPAAIAGMEKLDDSFIAKHFGVSNQEIKQVTKTKPVIKAGAYSTEPEKKEKKAVHIPWKPLSLAASLVVAVCIMWFMRDSIFPKGDNDQLAEQVTVTPEPEPEVVYRPLEDSNAVAMGDTVATPAQDAIADIVEPGVETATEMATEAKPEKLVAVPSKDSIAKALAAKKEADKKLAETKLAAAKKAEEDKKKLVATVDKPVNTKTSLVADEPARAGNSYGPTVTSEYSSKNTTQPKAAETAEPEKKKIELGTARSGIPKGDEAFNEGKYKKALKLYQKVMYDPESNQKDAATFMAAKCHIAMDEKMQARTLLNSLIQENSTKKGEAQSLLNQVGE from the coding sequence ATGAGTAAAGAGCAGTTGAAACATATTTTTGAGCCCAGCGCCTGCCTTAGTCCAAGGCAGTTGAAAGGTTATGCCACCGGCAAAATGGTGCATGAAGAGTGCCATGCCGTAGAGGTACACCTGCTGAGTTGCCCTTTCTGCAGCGACGCACTGGAGGGAATTATGTCTGCGAAGAATCCTGCGGCAATTGCAGGTATGGAAAAGCTGGACGACAGTTTCATTGCGAAACATTTTGGTGTTTCCAACCAGGAAATAAAGCAGGTAACCAAAACAAAACCTGTTATCAAAGCCGGTGCTTACTCTACCGAACCGGAGAAAAAAGAGAAAAAAGCTGTTCATATACCATGGAAACCACTCTCGCTGGCGGCCAGCCTCGTAGTCGCTGTATGCATTATGTGGTTCATGCGTGACAGCATATTCCCCAAAGGAGATAATGACCAACTGGCCGAGCAGGTAACTGTAACTCCTGAGCCGGAACCGGAAGTTGTATACCGCCCATTAGAAGACAGCAATGCAGTTGCTATGGGAGACACTGTAGCCACACCTGCACAGGATGCGATAGCAGATATTGTTGAACCGGGAGTGGAAACTGCCACTGAGATGGCTACAGAAGCAAAACCGGAAAAATTGGTTGCAGTACCATCAAAAGACTCAATAGCCAAAGCATTGGCTGCTAAAAAAGAAGCCGATAAAAAACTGGCTGAAACAAAACTGGCTGCAGCTAAAAAAGCTGAAGAAGATAAAAAGAAACTTGTAGCTACAGTTGACAAACCCGTAAACACAAAGACCTCACTGGTCGCAGACGAACCTGCAAGAGCAGGCAACAGTTATGGCCCAACGGTAACCAGCGAGTATAGTAGCAAAAATACAACACAACCGAAAGCCGCAGAAACAGCAGAACCCGAAAAAAAGAAAATCGAACTGGGTACAGCACGTAGCGGTATACCAAAAGGAGACGAAGCATTTAATGAAGGCAAGTATAAAAAGGCACTTAAACTTTACCAGAAGGTTATGTACGACCCTGAGTCTAACCAGAAAGATGCCGCAACATTCATGGCTGCCAAATGCCACATAGCTATGGATGAAAAAATGCAGGCACGCACTTTGCTCAACAGCCTGATACAGGAAAACTCCACCAAAAAAGGCGAAGCACAGTCCTTACTTAACCAGGTGGGCGAATAA
- a CDS encoding YdcF family protein: MGRRLFKYFLVAILLLIILVFGIDAYVSYSVKKQIHDNIRTIQHAKVGLVLGTSKYVATGRINLYYKYRIEAAVKLYKAGKIDFILVSGDNRKMNYNEPATMKKDLIAAGVPESRIFLDYAGFRTLDSVVRSNAVFGTDGAIIISQRFHNERALFIANSRGIKAIAYNAQDPPAKFQVKVMIREKLARVKMLLDLLLNKQPRFFGDKIDIEDNTDGHPDLNKNGTAILNISISSKNRSIDSATYNGICGTWTMDSLTASKLLNHFKPIDGQQWHYFYDVLPCEVSGRLKTGDTEYAFSINAGSYLVLYNQQTNFYYGYVGDSCKKYFLSPPATLEELE, from the coding sequence ATGGGGAGACGTTTGTTCAAATATTTTCTGGTAGCGATACTACTGCTTATCATACTGGTGTTTGGTATTGATGCTTATGTCTCTTATTCTGTAAAAAAACAGATACATGATAATATCCGCACCATACAGCACGCCAAAGTGGGTTTAGTACTGGGCACATCAAAATATGTAGCTACCGGGCGCATCAACCTCTATTATAAATACAGGATAGAGGCTGCAGTTAAACTATACAAAGCAGGCAAAATAGATTTCATACTTGTAAGTGGCGATAACCGTAAGATGAACTACAATGAACCTGCTACCATGAAAAAAGACCTTATAGCCGCAGGCGTACCCGAAAGCAGGATATTCCTGGATTATGCCGGTTTCCGTACGCTGGACAGTGTAGTAAGAAGTAACGCCGTTTTTGGCACAGATGGCGCTATTATTATCTCGCAACGTTTTCATAACGAGCGTGCTTTATTTATTGCCAACAGCAGAGGCATAAAAGCCATAGCATATAATGCACAAGACCCACCCGCAAAATTCCAGGTAAAAGTGATGATACGCGAAAAGCTGGCACGTGTAAAGATGTTACTGGACCTGCTGCTGAACAAACAACCAAGGTTTTTCGGAGATAAGATAGATATAGAAGATAACACAGACGGGCACCCTGACCTAAATAAGAACGGCACCGCGATACTAAATATAAGCATCAGTAGCAAGAACCGTTCCATTGACTCCGCCACTTATAATGGCATATGCGGTACATGGACAATGGATAGCCTTACCGCATCAAAATTACTCAACCACTTCAAACCGATTGACGGGCAACAATGGCATTATTTCTATGACGTATTACCCTGCGAGGTATCAGGCAGGTTAAAAACCGGAGATACTGAATATGCTTTCAGCATTAATGCAGGATCGTACCTGGTACTGTACAACCAGCAAACCAACTTTTATTATGGTTATGTCGGTGATAGTTGTAAGAAATACTTCCTTTCACCGCCTGCCACACTTGAGGAATTGGAATAA
- a CDS encoding YegP family protein, with product MGKFVVSTRKNGEFQFNLKAGNGQVILSSEGYTTRAACDNGIESVKKNASEDKRYERLEAKNGKQYFNLKAGNGQVIGTSQMYEDKSGMENGIESVKKNAPDATVEDETA from the coding sequence ATGGGAAAATTTGTAGTAAGTACCCGTAAGAACGGAGAATTCCAGTTTAACCTGAAAGCCGGCAACGGGCAGGTGATACTGAGCAGCGAAGGCTATACCACCAGGGCTGCATGCGATAATGGAATTGAAAGCGTTAAGAAGAATGCTTCGGAAGATAAACGTTACGAAAGGCTGGAAGCAAAGAACGGTAAACAATACTTTAACCTGAAAGCCGGTAATGGCCAGGTAATAGGCACCAGCCAGATGTATGAGGATAAGTCGGGCATGGAAAATGGTATTGAGAGCGTGAAAAAGAACGCGCCCGATGCTACTGTAGAAGATGAAACAGCTTAA
- a CDS encoding SDR family oxidoreductase, translating into MNKIALVTGGSRGLGKDMAIALAKKGVDVILTYKANKTMADDVVMEIKAMGGEAATLMLDVADVASFDAFLGKVSSILRSVWNTDKFDFLINNAGMGTTIPIAQVTEDAFDRLMNTHFKGVYFLTQKSLPNMNDNGCIINISSGTTRFCVPGYSVYSSLKSAVETFTKYVAKEVGERGIRANVVAPGPIETDFNGAAIRNNLQMKAFLSGQSPLGRVGQADDIGSVVAFLCSDDAKWINAQRIEVSGGINA; encoded by the coding sequence ATGAACAAAATAGCATTAGTAACAGGCGGTAGCCGCGGACTAGGTAAAGACATGGCTATTGCATTGGCAAAGAAAGGAGTAGACGTAATACTAACCTACAAGGCCAATAAGACTATGGCTGACGATGTGGTCATGGAAATAAAAGCAATGGGTGGCGAAGCTGCTACCCTGATGCTGGATGTTGCTGATGTCGCGTCTTTTGATGCTTTCCTGGGCAAGGTGAGCAGTATATTAAGATCGGTATGGAATACTGATAAATTTGATTTTCTCATCAATAACGCGGGTATGGGGACTACTATACCCATTGCACAGGTTACTGAAGATGCCTTTGACAGGCTAATGAACACGCATTTTAAAGGCGTTTATTTCCTGACACAAAAGTCATTGCCAAATATGAATGATAACGGTTGTATTATTAATATCTCATCAGGTACTACAAGGTTCTGCGTGCCGGGATATTCTGTTTATTCTTCACTGAAATCAGCCGTGGAAACTTTTACAAAATACGTAGCCAAAGAGGTAGGCGAGAGAGGTATACGGGCCAATGTAGTTGCACCCGGGCCAATAGAAACAGACTTTAATGGGGCTGCAATACGCAATAATCTACAGATGAAAGCATTCCTCAGCGGTCAATCACCTTTAGGAAGGGTAGGGCAGGCAGATGATATTGGCAGTGTAGTAGCTTTCCTATGCAGTGATGATGCCAAATGGATCAATGCACAGCGTATAGAAGTAAGTGGTGGTATCAATGCATAA
- a CDS encoding helix-turn-helix transcriptional regulator gives MALTDTQPTTRKQEIYNRYLQLLDTHIAELKTGMAEDTLKIEDFAQALFIHPRHLSNTIHELTGDSPCSMYEERLMKISRELILETDDSIASVARHLMYDPSNFSKFFKSYEGVTPKQFRIMNRTKNLN, from the coding sequence ATGGCACTGACAGATACACAACCTACTACAAGAAAGCAGGAGATTTACAACCGGTACCTGCAACTGCTGGATACACATATTGCAGAGCTAAAGACAGGTATGGCAGAAGACACCTTGAAAATTGAGGATTTTGCACAGGCGCTGTTCATTCATCCCCGCCACCTGAGTAATACTATTCACGAGTTAACAGGGGATTCGCCTTGTAGTATGTATGAAGAGCGGCTGATGAAAATATCTCGTGAATTGATACTGGAGACGGATGATTCTATTGCATCTGTTGCCCGCCACCTGATGTATGATCCATCCAATTTCTCAAAATTCTTTAAAAGTTATGAAGGTGTAACGCCGAAACAGTTCAGGATAATGAACAGAACAAAAAATCTGAACTAA
- a CDS encoding M1 family peptidase, with product MRNLLLLVLIVIIPASLHAQNDNEYRSTKNKMYWQNRKPDAAYWQQDVHYTIDARIDEEKHTINAGEKLEYWNNSPDTLQYVYFHLWQNAFVKGSYLHRLEIANKVKPKLGEYEQEGLGCVVEEIEVDGQNVELDLDNTILKVYLPKPLLPGGKTTFTMKFTTYWDNGDTRRRMKMYDAWGAMHYNGVQWFPKMCVYDRKFGWDTYQHLNKEFYGDFGQYDVSLNFPSNYVVEATGAIQNRKEVLPEELREKLDVKNFKDKKWNEAPSIITPYKKGERKTWKFKAINVHDFAFTADPSYRINTEYWNGIECVGLVQEPHARGWQTSASYVAQIIKTFSEDFGKYQYPKMVAADAADGMEYPMLTLDGGSSPGYKGLLVHEIGHNWFYGMVGNNETYRASLDEGFTQFLTAWGLTRLEGDTISKKPEKLRSKLAYYPGTYRDLRVYTRYIYDALNGDDMPLNTHSNDFGNALHHENGYGLVYYKTATMLYNLQYTLGDSLFSHAMKNYFKQWRFAHPYFDDFRTSIIQYTHVDLNWFFDQWLETTKRLDYGIKGIRKIEGNDSFSIRFVRNGEMQMPIDFTVTAKDGSKHSYHIPNTWFEKETDAIILDKWYGWGNWDKTYDAHVQIPSGIKNVQIDTSNRLADMYAIDNYKSRHMPLSPKSTILKPDVGAASPLDRHHNHAYLRPDLWWNPVDGFKAGIHMEGDYMHTMHKVSASLWWNTHILQYGQYQSYDNEGWYDRYVPLNYNISYESPITRFYPKLQVHVKSKLLDGLWYHRGGLSWEVNKRNTLSFYAQTMWRSLNFDIDYLIYNNEWSSMRARPNSSLNMSWQHDFKYIGGSGYFNLSARAPFLTGNNSFNYSYLQLKVQNYNRLDKLDIRTRLFGRYGTGNIIPYESALWLSGANPEEMMDNKYTRNNAVVPDEWRGMSKYETNHFQAGGGMNLRGYAGYLVAEQRKGTVLVGYKGRSGVAANVEVGFDKYIPFRPKFTRKWLSVDLYAFADAGMIELSYAGNLANYWDATPTTQWSGIRADAGLGMAMTIKRWWHFTKAHPLTLRFDVPAFLNRPPNANPDYFGFRYVVGINRAF from the coding sequence ATGAGGAATTTACTGCTGCTGGTCTTGATTGTCATCATTCCGGCAAGTTTACACGCACAAAACGACAACGAATACCGCTCAACGAAAAACAAGATGTACTGGCAGAACCGCAAGCCGGATGCCGCATACTGGCAGCAGGATGTACATTATACCATAGACGCAAGGATAGATGAAGAAAAGCACACGATAAATGCGGGCGAAAAGCTTGAATATTGGAACAACTCACCGGACACACTGCAATATGTATATTTTCACCTGTGGCAGAATGCTTTTGTAAAAGGCTCGTACCTGCACAGGCTGGAAATTGCCAACAAGGTGAAACCAAAACTAGGCGAATATGAGCAGGAAGGCCTGGGTTGCGTGGTAGAAGAAATAGAGGTTGATGGCCAGAATGTAGAACTGGATCTGGACAATACGATACTAAAAGTTTACCTGCCCAAACCTCTGCTGCCGGGTGGCAAAACTACTTTCACCATGAAGTTCACTACTTACTGGGACAACGGCGATACCCGACGACGCATGAAAATGTACGATGCCTGGGGCGCTATGCACTACAACGGTGTACAATGGTTCCCTAAAATGTGCGTGTACGACCGTAAGTTTGGCTGGGATACCTACCAGCACCTGAATAAAGAATTTTACGGCGACTTCGGACAATACGATGTGTCACTCAATTTTCCATCGAATTATGTAGTAGAGGCAACAGGAGCGATACAAAACCGCAAAGAAGTGTTACCCGAAGAACTGCGCGAAAAACTGGACGTGAAAAACTTCAAAGACAAAAAGTGGAACGAAGCTCCCTCTATCATAACTCCCTATAAAAAAGGTGAACGTAAAACATGGAAGTTCAAAGCCATCAACGTACACGACTTTGCCTTTACAGCCGACCCATCGTACCGTATCAATACGGAATACTGGAACGGTATTGAGTGCGTAGGATTGGTTCAAGAGCCTCATGCACGTGGCTGGCAGACATCGGCCAGCTATGTGGCGCAGATCATTAAAACCTTTTCTGAAGACTTCGGTAAATATCAATATCCTAAAATGGTAGCTGCAGATGCTGCTGACGGAATGGAATACCCCATGCTGACACTTGATGGCGGCAGTAGCCCGGGCTATAAGGGATTGCTGGTACATGAGATAGGACACAACTGGTTTTATGGCATGGTGGGTAATAATGAAACATACCGTGCATCACTGGACGAAGGTTTTACTCAATTTCTTACCGCATGGGGGCTAACACGGCTGGAGGGTGATACCATTTCAAAGAAGCCTGAAAAACTACGCTCAAAACTGGCTTATTACCCCGGCACTTACCGCGACCTGCGCGTGTACACACGCTATATTTATGATGCGCTGAATGGCGATGATATGCCGCTGAATACACACTCAAACGACTTTGGCAATGCATTGCACCACGAGAATGGCTACGGGCTGGTATACTACAAAACAGCGACTATGCTGTATAACCTGCAATACACCTTAGGCGACAGCCTGTTCTCTCATGCTATGAAGAACTACTTTAAACAATGGCGCTTTGCACATCCTTACTTCGACGATTTCCGCACATCAATAATACAGTATACTCATGTTGACCTGAACTGGTTCTTTGACCAATGGCTGGAAACAACCAAACGCCTGGATTATGGCATAAAAGGTATAAGGAAAATTGAAGGTAATGACAGTTTCTCGATCCGTTTCGTCCGCAACGGGGAGATGCAGATGCCGATAGACTTTACAGTAACCGCAAAAGATGGCAGCAAACACAGCTACCATATACCCAACACGTGGTTTGAGAAAGAGACGGACGCAATAATACTGGACAAATGGTATGGCTGGGGCAATTGGGACAAGACCTACGATGCGCATGTGCAGATACCTTCGGGTATAAAGAACGTGCAGATAGACACGTCAAACAGGCTGGCGGATATGTATGCAATAGACAACTATAAAAGTCGCCACATGCCGCTATCTCCCAAATCAACCATTCTTAAGCCCGACGTAGGTGCAGCGAGTCCACTGGACAGGCATCATAACCATGCCTACCTGCGACCGGACCTGTGGTGGAACCCTGTAGACGGCTTTAAAGCAGGCATACACATGGAAGGTGATTATATGCATACGATGCACAAAGTAAGCGCTTCCTTATGGTGGAATACCCATATACTGCAATACGGACAATACCAGAGTTACGACAACGAAGGTTGGTACGACAGGTATGTTCCCCTGAACTATAATATCAGTTACGAATCTCCGATAACCAGGTTCTACCCCAAACTACAGGTACATGTGAAAAGCAAACTGCTGGACGGACTGTGGTATCACCGCGGGGGGCTGAGCTGGGAAGTAAATAAAAGAAACACACTGAGTTTTTATGCACAAACCATGTGGCGCAGCCTGAATTTTGATATAGACTACCTGATTTACAACAATGAATGGAGCAGCATGCGTGCAAGGCCTAATTCGTCATTGAACATGTCATGGCAGCACGACTTCAAATACATAGGTGGCTCAGGGTATTTCAATCTGTCGGCAAGAGCACCCTTCCTTACCGGCAACAACAGTTTTAACTACAGCTACCTGCAACTGAAAGTACAGAACTACAACAGGCTGGACAAGCTGGACATCCGCACAAGGCTCTTCGGCCGTTATGGAACGGGTAATATTATACCGTACGAAAGTGCTTTGTGGCTATCCGGAGCTAATCCTGAAGAGATGATGGATAATAAATATACCCGCAACAATGCTGTAGTACCGGACGAGTGGCGCGGTATGTCTAAATACGAGACCAACCATTTCCAGGCAGGTGGCGGAATGAACCTGCGCGGCTATGCCGGGTACCTGGTAGCAGAACAAAGGAAGGGTACCGTACTTGTAGGCTATAAAGGCCGTAGCGGCGTGGCTGCCAATGTAGAAGTAGGTTTTGACAAGTACATACCTTTCAGGCCGAAATTCACACGCAAATGGCTGAGCGTAGACCTGTATGCATTTGCAGATGCAGGTATGATAGAACTAAGCTATGCAGGCAATCTGGCCAATTACTGGGATGCAACACCTACCACGCAATGGAGCGGCATTCGTGCCGATGCCGGATTAGGAATGGCTATGACCATAAAAAGATGGTGGCACTTTACTAAAGCGCACCCGCTCACGTTGAGGTTTGATGTACCTGCCTTCCTGAACAGGCCACCGAATGCCAATCCCGACTATTTCGGGTTCAGGTATGTTGTAGGTATCAACAGGGCCTTTTAA
- a CDS encoding T9SS type A sorting domain-containing protein, with protein sequence MISIKNKENEECLLMLVDMKGKIYCETYMQPNDKLTLDIKDLLSGIYNLVFKTETTSHIQQIVKY encoded by the coding sequence ATGATCAGTATTAAGAACAAAGAAAACGAAGAGTGTCTTTTGATGCTTGTGGACATGAAAGGCAAGATATATTGCGAGACCTACATGCAACCCAATGACAAACTTACATTAGATATTAAAGATCTGCTTTCAGGTATTTATAACCTGGTATTCAAAACAGAGACTACCAGCCACATACAGCAAATAGTTAAATATTAA
- a CDS encoding LysE family transporter: MHLWDALLKGTALGLFLAISVGPTLFAILKYSLNHSYRAGIAFILGVSISDILYVTVANLAASWLEVLHEYSKEIAYGGAVILIVVGVAGLVGKYRPVRPSATKLNISNTDYVRIWTSGFLINTINPAVIIIWLGSVSATANTSGWYRLVMFSVCLSLVLGIDFCKVFLADAIRRKLTLRRVMYLQKTSSAIILTFGAALFLTTYFDLHINRNGLQSAHYQKQFKEEFKTSETLVSLQPHV, encoded by the coding sequence ATGCACTTGTGGGACGCATTATTGAAAGGCACTGCACTGGGATTATTCCTGGCGATCTCGGTGGGCCCCACGTTATTCGCCATACTAAAATATAGCCTCAACCACAGCTATCGGGCGGGTATAGCCTTTATCCTGGGTGTTTCTATCAGTGATATATTGTATGTGACCGTTGCTAATCTTGCCGCGTCATGGCTGGAGGTGCTGCATGAGTACTCTAAGGAAATAGCCTACGGAGGGGCAGTGATACTGATAGTGGTAGGTGTGGCCGGGCTGGTGGGTAAATACAGGCCGGTACGCCCATCTGCAACTAAGCTTAATATCAGTAATACCGATTATGTGAGGATATGGACCAGCGGTTTCCTTATTAACACTATCAACCCCGCTGTTATCATTATCTGGCTGGGTTCTGTCTCAGCCACCGCCAATACTTCGGGCTGGTACAGGCTCGTGATGTTCTCGGTATGCCTGTCGCTGGTGCTGGGTATTGACTTTTGTAAGGTTTTCCTGGCCGATGCGATACGCCGCAAGCTGACGCTCCGTCGTGTCATGTACCTGCAAAAGACCTCATCAGCCATAATCCTGACATTCGGCGCGGCATTATTCCTGACCACCTATTTTGACCTGCATATCAATAGAAATGGATTGCAATCTGCCCATTATCAAAAACAATTTAAAGAAGAGTTTAAAACTTCTGAAACCTTAGTATCTTTGCAGCCTCATGTCTGA
- the tsaE gene encoding tRNA (adenosine(37)-N6)-threonylcarbamoyltransferase complex ATPase subunit type 1 TsaE → MEQDPILQISYSLSNIRNAAHKLWECAHHYKVWALSGQMGAGKTTLIHALCDELGVQDDVSSPTFALINHYSFDDNGTERTIYHMDWYRLKDEEEAVQAGVEDCLLQKEAYSIVEWPEQAPGLLPYPHLKVTIENTGGDERKLNVWLINNS, encoded by the coding sequence ATGGAACAAGATCCGATACTACAAATTTCCTATTCTTTATCGAATATCCGAAATGCGGCCCATAAGTTGTGGGAATGTGCTCATCATTATAAGGTATGGGCATTGAGTGGCCAGATGGGAGCAGGTAAAACAACACTCATACATGCCTTATGCGACGAATTGGGCGTGCAGGATGATGTCAGCAGCCCCACATTCGCGCTCATCAATCATTATAGTTTTGATGATAATGGTACAGAGCGGACTATTTATCATATGGACTGGTACCGCCTGAAAGACGAAGAGGAAGCTGTACAGGCAGGAGTGGAGGATTGCCTGTTACAGAAAGAAGCCTATTCGATAGTTGAGTGGCCTGAACAGGCTCCCGGATTATTACCTTATCCGCATTTAAAGGTGACCATAGAAAATACCGGTGGAGACGAACGCAAACTTAATGTTTGGTTAATTAATAACTCATAA